In a genomic window of Pelotomaculum thermopropionicum SI:
- a CDS encoding hypothetical protein (containing Gas vesicle synthesis protein GvpL/GvpF): MIYVYGIVPLHPFQTAAAAGRKVYLVPYRDIGAVVSEAAGGQWLPGEENYLAHEQVVEAAMAHTTILPMRFGTVLKSEQSVAEMLAGYYKQFKQHLGRLENCVEMGLKAIWDLDGVKARFRPQSPKGFGPGPDRPGCAFLEGKRKDMELIDFLAASAREAAAGIQKHLADCAEDFTCKLSPTRRLFFTAAYLVKKNRLENFKEAFQLCRSANRSLKFLLSGPWPPYSFIKITEGGNFAEQGLR; encoded by the coding sequence TTGATTTACGTTTACGGCATTGTGCCTTTGCACCCCTTTCAAACCGCCGCGGCGGCCGGCCGGAAAGTGTACCTGGTGCCGTACAGGGACATCGGGGCGGTGGTTTCGGAGGCCGCCGGCGGGCAGTGGCTTCCCGGCGAAGAAAACTATCTTGCCCATGAGCAGGTAGTTGAAGCGGCAATGGCGCATACAACAATCCTGCCGATGAGGTTCGGCACGGTTTTAAAGAGCGAGCAAAGCGTGGCGGAGATGCTGGCCGGGTATTACAAACAGTTCAAGCAGCATCTGGGCAGGCTGGAAAACTGCGTAGAGATGGGCCTTAAAGCCATCTGGGACCTCGACGGCGTTAAAGCGAGGTTCCGCCCGCAAAGCCCAAAAGGCTTCGGGCCTGGCCCGGACCGGCCCGGCTGCGCTTTTCTGGAGGGCAAGCGGAAAGATATGGAATTGATCGACTTTCTGGCGGCAAGCGCCCGCGAAGCGGCCGCGGGGATACAAAAACACCTGGCGGACTGCGCCGAAGACTTTACCTGCAAGCTTTCCCCCACCCGGCGGCTTTTCTTCACCGCGGCCTACCTGGTCAAAAAAAACAGGCTGGAAAATTTTAAAGAGGCATTTCAACTCTGCAGGTCGGCAAACCGCAGCCTGAAGTTTCTTTTGAGCGGCCCCTGGCCGCCTTACAGCTTTATTAAAATTACAGAAGGTGGTAATTTTGCTGAGCAAGGCTTGCGTTGA
- a CDS encoding hypothetical protein (containing Gas vesicle synthesis protein GvpL/GvpF), whose protein sequence is MKDRELFLNLLREAFREKAGRLLPALLGEIWDEAVAGFKNDVKSLLREVLEDELRKFMQEKNPAGKKARPAKTAGRRSGQGLAARTGRPVPPAKGKGRSSRRNQAPENAPPGPAAKGKSICKEAPAAAPTPARRPEGGPGSAPGPEPQDGPPPQKAYGVYLYCITNAGAEKLSPGVCGVDGNGEIFPLVHQSLCAFASTVSLAEFSQEALERRLQDAAWLQAAVEAHENVIEKVMENNPVVPMKFCTVFSSAEKVLDMLQEREKELRQVLDFLKDKEEWGLKVYCNRPVLKKLVAEQSENIRKMKAGAGPQPAGAAYFLKKKIDGLIEEETGQAARRCAAECHQALSQIAVLSAENKLLDREITGKSEEMVLNGAYLVSQARLEEFKETAAALEQKYRPCGFEFALTGRWPPYNFCLPPERSAEA, encoded by the coding sequence TTGAAGGACAGGGAGCTTTTCTTGAATCTTCTGCGGGAGGCCTTCAGGGAAAAGGCCGGCCGCCTCCTGCCCGCCCTGTTGGGGGAAATCTGGGACGAAGCTGTTGCCGGCTTTAAAAACGATGTGAAATCCCTTCTCCGGGAGGTGCTGGAGGATGAGCTGCGCAAGTTCATGCAAGAGAAAAACCCCGCCGGGAAAAAGGCCCGGCCCGCAAAAACCGCCGGCAGGCGCAGCGGTCAGGGCCTTGCGGCCAGGACCGGCCGGCCCGTCCCGCCCGCAAAGGGCAAGGGCAGGAGCAGCAGACGGAACCAGGCGCCTGAAAATGCCCCGCCCGGCCCCGCTGCAAAAGGCAAAAGCATTTGCAAAGAGGCACCGGCAGCAGCGCCCACCCCTGCCCGCCGCCCGGAGGGCGGTCCCGGCAGCGCCCCCGGCCCGGAACCGCAGGACGGCCCGCCGCCACAGAAGGCCTACGGCGTTTACCTTTACTGCATCACCAATGCCGGGGCGGAGAAACTGTCCCCCGGCGTCTGCGGAGTTGACGGAAACGGGGAGATCTTTCCCCTGGTCCACCAATCCCTGTGCGCATTTGCAAGCACGGTATCCCTGGCGGAGTTCAGCCAGGAGGCCTTAGAAAGGCGGCTGCAGGACGCCGCCTGGCTGCAGGCGGCCGTAGAAGCGCATGAAAATGTCATCGAAAAGGTGATGGAAAACAACCCGGTCGTACCGATGAAGTTCTGCACCGTCTTTTCCTCCGCGGAGAAGGTGCTGGACATGCTGCAGGAAAGGGAAAAAGAGCTGCGCCAGGTGCTGGACTTTCTGAAAGACAAGGAGGAGTGGGGGCTGAAAGTCTACTGCAACCGGCCCGTGCTGAAAAAGCTGGTGGCAGAGCAAAGCGAAAACATAAGGAAAATGAAGGCCGGAGCCGGTCCGCAGCCCGCAGGCGCGGCCTACTTCTTAAAGAAAAAAATAGACGGCCTCATCGAAGAGGAGACCGGGCAGGCAGCCCGGCGCTGCGCCGCGGAATGCCACCAGGCCCTGTCGCAAATAGCGGTGCTGTCGGCGGAAAACAAGCTGCTCGACAGGGAAATTACCGGGAAGAGCGAGGAAATGGTTTTAAACGGCGCCTACCTCGTCAGCCAGGCCAGGCTTGAAGAGTTCAAGGAAACGGCCGCCGCCCTGGAACAAAAATACCGCCCCTGCGGCTTTGAGTTCGCCCTTACCGGCCGGTGGCCGCCGTACAATTTCTGCCTCCCTCCCGAAAGGAGTGCTGAAGCTTGA
- a CDS encoding hypothetical membrane protein (containing GvpG, Gas vesicle protein G): MFIVDDLFMSPLRFLLFVAREIYKHAEAELTDEQAIARQLLEAQHLLDSGEIDQEEYGRIEEKLLDRLRLAREIKASRAEEEAEEE, from the coding sequence ATGTTCATTGTAGACGATTTGTTTATGTCGCCCCTGCGCTTCTTGCTTTTCGTCGCCAGGGAAATTTACAAGCACGCCGAGGCCGAGCTGACCGACGAGCAGGCCATTGCCCGCCAACTGCTGGAAGCGCAGCACCTGCTCGATTCGGGCGAGATAGACCAGGAGGAGTACGGGCGCATCGAAGAAAAACTGCTCGACCGCCTGCGCCTGGCGCGGGAAATAAAAGCAAGCCGGGCGGAAGAAGAAGCCGAGGAGGAATGA
- a CDS encoding hypothetical membrane protein has translation MNQASSLENLTLLELLDRILGKGVVISGDIIISVAEVDLIYLGLRLVLGSIDTIRPAFREGEFS, from the coding sequence TTGAACCAGGCATCCAGCTTGGAAAACCTCACCCTGCTGGAGCTTCTCGACCGCATCCTGGGCAAAGGAGTGGTAATCAGCGGGGATATCATCATCTCCGTGGCGGAAGTGGACCTGATCTACCTGGGCCTCAGGCTTGTGCTCGGCTCCATCGACACGATCAGGCCCGCCTTCAGGGAAGGAGAATTCTCTTGA
- a CDS encoding hypothetical protein (containing Gas vesicle protein), which yields MQQSVKSTNIAEILERVLDKGLVIAGDIKISLADVELLSIKIRLLIASVDKAKEMGINWWETDPQLTSPPKPAKKKKKARARPQPAPA from the coding sequence GTGCAGCAATCGGTAAAAAGCACGAACATAGCCGAGATTCTGGAAAGGGTGCTCGACAAGGGGCTGGTCATAGCCGGCGACATAAAAATTTCCCTGGCCGACGTGGAGCTTTTAAGCATAAAAATAAGGCTTTTAATTGCCTCTGTGGACAAAGCCAAAGAAATGGGCATCAACTGGTGGGAAACGGACCCGCAGCTTACCTCCCCGCCAAAGCCGGCCAAAAAGAAGAAAAAGGCCCGGGCCCGGCCGCAGCCCGCCCCCGCCTGA
- a CDS encoding hypothetical membrane protein produces the protein MLSKACVDPEAVEDFRDEMEQAGRALPDRVGADPDKVEQGLAKLVLTIIQLLIRLLEKQAIRRIDRGGLSSEEIDRMGITFMKLENKMEELKKAFGLEGEELNLNLGPLGDLM, from the coding sequence TTGCTGAGCAAGGCTTGCGTTGACCCGGAGGCCGTGGAAGATTTCCGGGACGAGATGGAACAGGCCGGCAGGGCCTTGCCGGACCGGGTCGGCGCCGATCCGGACAAAGTGGAGCAGGGGCTGGCAAAGCTGGTCCTGACGATCATTCAACTGCTGATCCGGCTTTTAGAAAAACAGGCCATCCGCCGCATCGACCGGGGCGGCCTGAGCAGCGAGGAAATAGACCGGATGGGCATTACCTTCATGAAACTGGAAAACAAGATGGAAGAACTGAAAAAGGCGTTCGGCCTGGAAGGGGAAGAGCTGAACCTGAACCTCGGACCCCTGGGCGACCTGATGTGA
- a CDS encoding hypothetical membrane protein: MISTVTTVTTTTTTTTTASTVTTATSLMAGLGLTATIALIILLIAKELAGAAAEGSPRGPGVAGAMDRVLNVGIIPLLMVFVSIVFVKVMSVL, encoded by the coding sequence ATGATTTCGACGGTTACCACGGTAACTACTACAACAACCACCACAACCACTGCAAGCACGGTTACTACGGCTACTTCGCTTATGGCCGGCCTTGGTTTGACGGCTACCATAGCGCTAATTATATTGCTTATTGCCAAGGAACTGGCGGGGGCTGCTGCGGAAGGTTCGCCGCGCGGGCCGGGGGTGGCCGGCGCCATGGACAGGGTGCTTAACGTGGGCATCATCCCGCTGCTTATGGTGTTTGTTTCAATTGTGTTCGTCAAGGTTATGAGCGTGCTGTAA
- a CDS encoding hypothetical protein (containing GvpL_GvpF, Gas vesicle synthesis protein GvpL/GvpF) gives MHTINYRDLAMVVSSTPAVTFDPVKENVMAHQKVISAVMEEFDIMPMSFGIVAESAGEIVSLMKRDYARFKSAMARIKGKVELDLKIYWKKEAFKKEITEVNGAIAEMGEALSGKEEAAVYFDKISLGRMVEAAAEERRNFYHKEIYDPLQDIADSSLKKEIVTPRMVLHAVFLTAREKLSEFDLKVEEFHQKYKDALAIKYTGPWPPYNFVNIRINLTRSR, from the coding sequence GTGCACACCATCAACTACCGGGACCTGGCGATGGTGGTCAGCAGCACGCCCGCCGTCACTTTCGACCCGGTCAAAGAAAACGTCATGGCCCACCAGAAAGTCATCTCGGCGGTAATGGAAGAGTTCGACATTATGCCCATGAGCTTCGGAATAGTTGCAGAAAGCGCGGGGGAAATCGTCAGCTTGATGAAAAGGGATTACGCCCGGTTTAAGAGCGCAATGGCCAGAATTAAAGGCAAAGTCGAGCTGGACCTGAAAATTTACTGGAAGAAAGAAGCCTTCAAGAAGGAAATAACCGAAGTTAACGGCGCCATTGCTGAGATGGGCGAGGCCCTTTCCGGAAAGGAAGAGGCCGCCGTCTATTTCGACAAAATCAGCCTGGGCAGGATGGTCGAGGCTGCGGCCGAAGAGAGGAGAAACTTTTATCATAAGGAAATATACGACCCTCTGCAAGATATTGCCGATTCATCCTTAAAGAAAGAGATCGTCACGCCCAGAATGGTGCTGCACGCCGTCTTTCTGACGGCCAGGGAAAAGTTAAGCGAATTCGACCTGAAAGTGGAGGAGTTCCACCAGAAGTATAAAGACGCCCTGGCAATAAAATACACCGGGCCCTGGCCGCCTTACAATTTTGTGAACATCCGCATAAATCTTACCAGAAGCAGGTAA
- a CDS encoding hypothetical membrane protein (containing three S-layer homology SLH) domains) encodes MFIKAAARFFAIALVAMFCFWGGGPALAQPADIQGHWAENQIGDWFARGLIAGYGDGTFRPDNKVTRAEFVVMTNRAFGFNSGIQAPFSDVSPGDWFFGQLCAAFTAGYIAGDADGRFRPGDGISRQEVAVVLSRLLKLKMPEGGDAHAAFKDAGSIAEWSRAAVSAVVAAGYMAGYPEDRTFRPAEPITRAEAVVVLDRAKKAYEQSLATGGTGVPGAGAVSVAVPLADCSMTLGGQALAVDLAGVFSSAGGASLTYSASSSNAGVAAVAVSGSTLTVSAVSAGSAVITVTAGDGRGNSATDEFTVTVSAAAPGGGGGGGGAPPAGPGGGETGAPKIERASVVAGGQTLEVEIDESGLNGFIDLSRLDGSTVITEGTISVSEAARLTLSVQVGGETITKVQNLKAGENRLEAMDIIKKYGLSLNLIELFLGDPVVLSGTLEYGSGKAVPVSLTIDLP; translated from the coding sequence TTGTTCATCAAGGCGGCGGCGAGATTTTTTGCAATTGCGCTGGTGGCAATGTTTTGCTTTTGGGGAGGGGGGCCGGCCCTGGCTCAGCCCGCTGACATCCAGGGGCACTGGGCGGAGAATCAGATCGGCGACTGGTTTGCCAGGGGCCTGATCGCGGGCTACGGCGACGGAACCTTCCGGCCGGACAATAAAGTGACCAGGGCCGAGTTCGTGGTTATGACCAACCGGGCCTTCGGCTTTAACAGCGGCATCCAGGCGCCTTTCAGCGATGTTTCGCCGGGCGACTGGTTCTTCGGCCAGCTCTGCGCGGCTTTTACGGCCGGCTACATTGCGGGCGACGCGGACGGCCGGTTCAGGCCCGGCGACGGGATAAGCCGCCAGGAGGTGGCGGTGGTTCTGTCCAGGCTGCTCAAGCTGAAGATGCCGGAGGGCGGCGACGCGCATGCCGCTTTCAAGGACGCCGGCAGCATTGCGGAGTGGAGCCGGGCGGCGGTGAGCGCGGTTGTGGCCGCCGGCTATATGGCCGGTTATCCGGAGGATCGCACCTTCCGCCCGGCAGAGCCCATCACCAGGGCGGAGGCGGTGGTGGTGCTGGACCGGGCTAAAAAGGCTTATGAGCAGAGCCTGGCCACCGGCGGCACGGGAGTTCCCGGTGCCGGGGCGGTAAGCGTTGCTGTTCCGCTGGCCGACTGCTCCATGACCTTGGGCGGGCAGGCGCTGGCTGTGGACCTGGCCGGCGTGTTCAGCAGCGCCGGCGGTGCTTCTCTGACTTACAGCGCGTCCAGCAGCAATGCGGGCGTGGCTGCCGTAGCCGTGAGCGGCAGCACACTGACCGTGAGCGCCGTAAGCGCGGGCAGCGCCGTGATCACGGTCACAGCCGGCGACGGCAGGGGCAATAGCGCCACCGACGAGTTTACCGTAACGGTGAGTGCGGCTGCACCGGGCGGTGGCGGCGGTGGCGGCGGAGCCCCGCCGGCCGGCCCGGGCGGCGGTGAAACGGGCGCTCCCAAAATTGAGAGGGCCTCCGTGGTGGCGGGCGGCCAAACGCTGGAGGTGGAAATTGACGAAAGCGGGTTGAACGGCTTCATAGACCTGTCCCGCCTGGACGGCAGCACGGTGATAACTGAAGGCACCATAAGCGTATCAGAGGCAGCCAGGCTGACTTTGTCGGTGCAGGTGGGGGGTGAAACCATCACTAAGGTGCAGAACCTGAAAGCCGGCGAGAACAGGCTGGAGGCAATGGACATTATCAAAAAATACGGCTTGTCGCTGAACCTGATAGAGCTGTTCTTAGGCGACCCGGTGGTGCTGTCGGGGACTTTGGAGTACGGCAGCGGCAAAGCTGTGCCAGTTTCCCTGACCATAGACCTGCCTTAA